In Verrucomicrobiia bacterium, a single window of DNA contains:
- a CDS encoding M48 family metallopeptidase: protein MKKAEAPVWQPLEQAVPVDLFRGEVRVWAERLGVVPKEIWIQPMRRKWASCSSRGRLTFSTELLNQSADFRRQVIVHELLHLKLPNHGKLFKALLRAYLETG from the coding sequence ATGAAAAAAGCTGAGGCACCGGTGTGGCAACCGTTGGAACAGGCCGTTCCTGTGGATTTGTTTCGTGGTGAGGTGCGGGTGTGGGCGGAGCGTCTTGGTGTTGTCCCCAAGGAAATATGGATTCAACCGATGAGACGCAAATGGGCGAGTTGTTCTTCGCGGGGCCGCCTTACCTTTAGTACGGAGCTACTGAATCAGTCGGCCGATTTCCGCCGCCAGGTCATCGTCCACGAGCTGCTGCACTTGAAACTGCCCAACCATGGCAAATTATTTAAAGCACTGCTTCGAGCCTATTTAGAGACAGGCTAA
- a CDS encoding GIY-YIG nuclease family protein yields the protein MFHVYILQNPAGQFYIGHTQNLAQRLASHNDPGPAHGKYTRKNGPWHLLWSEPHPSRAAALARERQIKAMKSAAWIRQHLLHDRVPNPRDEPAGGQLASSLKPVCL from the coding sequence GTGTTTCACGTTTATATCCTCCAAAACCCTGCCGGCCAGTTTTACATCGGCCACACCCAAAACCTGGCCCAACGCCTGGCCTCGCACAACGACCCAGGCCCGGCCCATGGCAAATACACCCGCAAAAACGGCCCCTGGCACCTCCTCTGGTCCGAGCCCCACCCCTCCCGCGCCGCGGCCCTGGCCCGCGAACGCCAAATCAAAGCCATGAAATCCGCCGCTTGGATCCGCCAGCACCTGCTGCATGATAGAGTCCCGAACCCTCGGGATGAACCGGCGGGTGGCCAGCTCGCGTCCTCTCTAAAACCAGTTTGTCTGTGA
- a CDS encoding glucose-1-phosphate adenylyltransferase yields MPEAPIHLPIGTRNVLAVVLGGGQGTRLFPLTRDRSKPAVPLAGKYRLVDIPISNCINSGLWRIYVLTQFNTASLHRHINGSYKFDHFSGGFVEILAAEQTLTNTSWYQGTADAIRKNWTHFDNHPWDYMLILGGDQLYRMNFQEILRRHVEHKADVTVATTPVPRRDISGLGIMQIDADARIVNFVEKPKEPAVQDGLRLDPGSYGRYGIKSGEELFLASMGIYVFNRATLREAMDTPHTDFGKHIIPSLISTHRVYADVFLGYWEDIGTIRNFFEANLDCTSELPRFNFFDMQAVIYSRPRYLPPSKINGASIDHAIIADGCIINRAAIAYSVIGLRSIIGSGSYLHRTVLMGCDFYESAESIAEHQARGQPPMGIGKNTRIENCIIDKNARIGDNVVISPAGKPDKVDHPLYYIRDGIVIIPKNGVVPDGTII; encoded by the coding sequence ATGCCAGAAGCGCCAATACATTTGCCCATCGGAACCCGAAACGTGCTGGCGGTTGTCCTGGGCGGGGGACAGGGGACCCGCCTGTTCCCGTTGACGCGGGATCGGTCGAAGCCGGCGGTGCCGCTGGCGGGGAAGTACCGGCTGGTGGATATTCCGATATCGAATTGCATCAATTCGGGTTTGTGGCGGATTTATGTGCTGACGCAGTTCAACACGGCGTCGCTGCACCGGCACATCAACGGGAGTTACAAGTTTGATCATTTCAGCGGGGGGTTTGTGGAGATTCTGGCGGCGGAGCAGACGCTGACCAATACGTCGTGGTATCAGGGGACGGCGGATGCGATTCGGAAGAACTGGACGCATTTTGACAATCATCCGTGGGATTACATGCTGATTTTGGGCGGGGATCAGTTGTACCGGATGAATTTTCAGGAGATTTTGCGGCGGCATGTGGAGCACAAGGCGGATGTGACGGTGGCGACGACGCCGGTGCCGCGGCGGGACATCAGCGGGCTGGGGATCATGCAGATTGATGCGGACGCGCGGATAGTGAATTTTGTGGAGAAGCCGAAGGAGCCGGCGGTGCAGGATGGGTTGCGGCTGGATCCGGGGAGTTACGGGCGGTATGGGATCAAGAGCGGGGAGGAGCTGTTTCTGGCGTCGATGGGGATTTATGTGTTCAACCGGGCGACGTTGCGGGAGGCGATGGACACGCCGCACACGGATTTTGGGAAGCACATCATCCCGTCGCTGATCAGCACGCACCGGGTGTATGCGGATGTGTTTCTGGGGTATTGGGAGGATATTGGGACGATCCGGAATTTTTTTGAGGCGAATCTGGATTGCACGAGCGAGCTGCCGCGGTTCAACTTTTTTGACATGCAGGCGGTGATTTACAGCCGGCCGCGGTATCTGCCGCCGAGCAAGATCAACGGGGCGTCCATTGATCACGCGATCATTGCGGATGGGTGCATCATCAACCGGGCGGCGATTGCGTACTCGGTGATCGGGCTGCGGAGCATCATTGGCTCGGGGAGTTATTTGCATCGGACGGTGTTGATGGGGTGCGATTTTTATGAGTCGGCGGAGTCGATTGCGGAGCATCAGGCGCGGGGGCAGCCGCCGATGGGGATTGGGAAGAACACGCGGATTGAGAATTGCATCATTGATAAGAATGCGCGGATTGGGGACAATGTGGTGATCAGCCCGGCGGGCAAGCCGGACAAGGTGGATCATCCGTTGTATTACATCCGGGATGGGATCGTGATCATTCCGAAGAACGGGGTGGTGCCGGACGGGACGATTATTTGA
- a CDS encoding thioredoxin domain-containing protein, with amino-acid sequence MDQAASQSGAGPRVANRLGREASPYLRQHQYNPVDWYPWGEEAFARARAEDKPIFLSIGYSTCHWCHVMERESFENPEIAAVLNRHFVSIKVDREERPEVDHLYMSAVQALMGQGGWPLSVFLTPKLKPFFGGTYFPPHTQQGRLGFKELLEEIARAWREWRPEVENSAASLYQQLAAWLAQRPAEAPVWQESLLGGAAQALKGEYDAEHGGFGGAPKFPQPAVPHFLLEYGVAYGDGPAVEMVLHTCRAMARGGIHDQLGGGFARYAVDGEWTVPHFEKMLYDNAQLLDLYVDAWRVSREEGLAGVARGIVEYVLRDMTHPEGGFFSAEDADSEGHEGKFYCWTLAECRQVLPPEELAVVVKHYGVTEAGNFVDHSHPQPLRGLNVLRVVEDQLSAEEARLLAQAKARLLAVRAQRVRPQRDDKVLASWNGLMLGALARAGVALGMPEALAAARRNAAFVRRHLWDEGRRRLHHRWREGERDEVQLLKAYAFQAWGHLAWHEATLEPEALAFAMTLADVMLERFLDAEQGGFWESEASPELILRVKDSFDGAEPSGNAMAAAVLLKLAQITGQQRYHDAAAGVLRLQYARMQKIPSAHAAAWRAAAWLIRPARRLEIVGPPGAEATQELLRAAHEVWVPWLTITGQAGEGRATAHLCTGQSCGPELRTAAEVRQALQEAR; translated from the coding sequence ATGGATCAAGCAGCATCGCAAAGCGGGGCGGGGCCGCGGGTGGCGAACCGGCTGGGGCGTGAGGCATCGCCGTATCTGCGGCAGCATCAATATAATCCGGTGGACTGGTATCCGTGGGGGGAGGAGGCGTTTGCGCGGGCGCGGGCGGAGGACAAGCCGATTTTTCTGAGCATCGGGTATTCCACGTGTCATTGGTGCCATGTGATGGAGCGGGAGTCGTTTGAGAATCCGGAGATTGCGGCGGTGTTGAACCGGCATTTTGTGAGCATCAAGGTGGATCGGGAGGAGCGGCCGGAGGTGGATCATTTGTACATGAGCGCGGTGCAGGCGTTGATGGGGCAGGGGGGCTGGCCGTTGAGCGTGTTTTTGACGCCGAAGTTGAAGCCGTTTTTTGGGGGGACGTATTTTCCGCCGCACACGCAGCAGGGGCGGCTGGGGTTCAAGGAGCTGCTGGAGGAGATTGCGCGGGCGTGGCGGGAGTGGCGGCCGGAGGTGGAGAATTCGGCGGCGTCGTTGTACCAGCAACTGGCGGCCTGGCTGGCGCAGCGGCCGGCGGAGGCGCCGGTCTGGCAGGAGAGCCTGCTGGGCGGCGCGGCGCAGGCGTTGAAGGGGGAATACGACGCGGAGCACGGCGGGTTTGGTGGGGCGCCGAAGTTTCCGCAGCCGGCGGTGCCGCATTTTTTGCTGGAGTACGGGGTGGCGTATGGGGACGGGCCGGCGGTGGAGATGGTGTTGCACACCTGCCGGGCCATGGCGCGGGGGGGCATCCATGATCAGTTGGGGGGCGGTTTTGCGCGGTATGCGGTGGACGGGGAGTGGACGGTGCCGCACTTCGAGAAGATGCTTTATGACAACGCGCAACTGCTGGATTTGTATGTGGACGCCTGGCGGGTGAGCCGGGAGGAGGGGCTGGCGGGGGTGGCGCGGGGCATTGTGGAGTATGTGCTGCGCGACATGACGCATCCGGAGGGGGGGTTTTTCAGCGCCGAGGACGCGGACAGCGAGGGGCATGAGGGGAAGTTTTATTGTTGGACGCTGGCGGAGTGCCGGCAGGTGCTGCCGCCGGAGGAGCTGGCGGTGGTGGTGAAGCATTATGGGGTGACGGAGGCGGGCAATTTCGTGGATCACAGCCATCCGCAGCCGTTGCGGGGGTTGAATGTGTTGCGGGTGGTGGAGGACCAGTTGAGCGCGGAGGAGGCGCGCCTGCTGGCGCAGGCCAAAGCCCGGTTGCTGGCGGTGCGGGCGCAACGGGTGCGGCCGCAGCGGGATGACAAGGTGCTGGCGTCGTGGAATGGGTTGATGCTGGGGGCGCTGGCGCGGGCGGGCGTGGCGCTGGGGATGCCCGAGGCGCTGGCGGCGGCGCGGCGGAATGCGGCGTTTGTGCGGCGGCATTTGTGGGATGAAGGGCGGCGGCGGCTGCATCACCGCTGGCGGGAGGGGGAGCGGGACGAGGTGCAGTTGCTCAAGGCGTATGCGTTTCAGGCGTGGGGGCATCTGGCGTGGCATGAGGCCACGCTGGAGCCGGAGGCGCTGGCCTTCGCGATGACGCTGGCGGACGTGATGCTGGAGCGTTTTCTGGACGCGGAGCAGGGGGGGTTCTGGGAAAGCGAGGCGTCGCCGGAGCTGATTTTGCGGGTGAAGGACAGTTTTGATGGCGCGGAGCCGAGCGGGAATGCGATGGCGGCGGCGGTTTTGTTGAAATTGGCCCAGATTACGGGGCAGCAACGTTACCACGACGCGGCGGCGGGGGTGTTGCGGCTGCAATATGCGCGGATGCAGAAGATTCCCTCGGCGCATGCGGCGGCGTGGCGGGCGGCGGCGTGGTTGATACGTCCGGCCCGGCGGCTGGAGATTGTGGGCCCGCCGGGGGCGGAGGCGACGCAGGAGCTTTTGCGGGCGGCGCATGAGGTGTGGGTGCCGTGGCTGACGATTACGGGGCAGGCGGGCGAGGGAAGGGCAACGGCGCATCTGTGCACGGGCCAAAGCTGCGGGCCGGAGCTGAGGACGGCGGCGGAGGTGCGGCAGGCGCTGCAGGAGGCGCGGTGA